GGCAAACACTGCAGTGCTGACAAACAGGGAGACCACggccaggtgagggaggcaggtggaaaaggctttgtgccgtccctgctcagaggggatcctcagcacagccctgaagatctgcacataggagaaaacaatgaacacaaaacaaccaaataacAAACAGGCACTAACAGCAAGAAGCCCAAATTCCCTGAGGTaggatttggagcaggagagcTTGAGGATCTGGgggatttcacagaagaactggcccagggcattgccatggcacaggggcagggaaaatgtattgGCTGTTTGCATGAGAGCATTGAGAAAggcactggcccaggcagctgctgccatgtgggcacaagctctgctgcccaggagggtcccgtagtgcaggggtttgcagaTGGACACGTAGCGGTCATAGCACATGATGGTCAGCAGGAAATACTCTGTTTCTGcacagaaaccaaaaaaaaagacctgagcagcacatgctgtgtaggagatggtgctggtgtcccagagggaattgtgcatggctttggggacagtggtgcagatggagcccaggtcgctgagggccaggttgagcaggaagaagaacatgggcgtgtgcaggtggtggccgCAGGCTACGGCGCTGATGATAAGGCcgttgcccaggagggcagccagggagatgcccagcaagaggcagaagtgcaggagctgcagctgccgcctctctgccagtgccagcaggaggaagtggctgatggagctgctgttggacattggctgtggctgcacatgGGCACCTGTTCATGGAGAAAGGACAGTGACAAGTCAGGAGAGGCTGCTTGGAGCCAAACCTGGGCCATTCCCTGTAGCCTGTCCCGCTGGGACTCACCCACCCTTGTTCCTGCTCTGGGCAAACCTTCACCCAGGTCCctgcctgagctccagctgtgctggctgagtgtgccaggagcagccagggctgtgtgtggggGCTCTCACggagccatccctgccctgctgccctgggtttGTGGCCATGGGGCAGAGGGACAAGGCTGGATATTCAGCATTTGTCAGGGGAATCACTCCTACAGCAGAAAGGCTCGGTACCACCTGGAGTCACTCTTCTAAGGGAAATAGATGGCAGGAGATGGTTTTAGGAATTGTTTTCCTACCCACACATTATTGCTGCCTCTGTGAGGTCAGAAATccccagcattcctgctgcaCTCAGAGTTTGGCACTGAGAGATTGGAGAGGCAAAGGAGTCCCTGTGGCTGAGGGAAGGTGAGGGGCTGGATGGGCttgttcccccagcactgctctgttcagccccctctccttccctgagCATCTCCCTGGGCCTGGACATTCCCTCCTGAGAGGTGCCTTGTCCCTGCCAGCGCTCAcagagcccatcccagcccGTGTGCCCTCGGCCCGGCCCTACAGAAACCTGCCTGTGTGCAgggccctggctggggcagggtctgtgtgcagctggacaagggcagctcaggagagccctgctgggccctgccaaggtgatgctgctgctgtccagggctgagcagtggCTGAAGGCCCTTTGggaggctgccagcagagagaCTGACCACCCAAAGTCACAGTTCTGGAGTCTCTGTAAATGTTCAAACATTCCTTTGATGATCTTGTgtgtccctttcaactcagaaaGTTCTGTCATTCTGGGATTACAATTCCTGTTCTGCTTCTCTTATGCCCCTGTTGTCTatgatcaaaagaaaaaaaaaaaaacaaaacaaaacaaccaaccctTGCAACAGAGTTAGAACAGTAAAGTAAAAACCAGACCTTTATTGGAAGCTTCCAGGTGTCCCAGTGGGGATGAGGCTCAATCGGCTCCTGATTTCAACAATTTCTAAAGGTTGATTAATTGGGATATTT
This Vidua chalybeata isolate OUT-0048 chromosome W unlocalized genomic scaffold, bVidCha1 merged haplotype SUPER_W_unloc_5, whole genome shotgun sequence DNA region includes the following protein-coding sequences:
- the LOC128782965 gene encoding olfactory receptor 14A16-like, whose amino-acid sequence is MSNSSSISHFLLLALAERRQLQLLHFCLLLGISLAALLGNGLIISAVACGHHLHTPMFFFLLNLALSDLGSICTTVPKAMHNSLWDTSTISYTACAAQVFFFGFCAETEYFLLTIMCYDRYVSICKPLHYGTLLGSRACAHMAAAAWASAFLNALMQTANTFSLPLCHGNALGQFFCEIPQILKLSCSKSYLREFGLLAVSACLLFGCFVFIVFSYVQIFRAVLRIPSEQGRHKAFSTCLPHLAVVSLFVSTAVFAYLKPRSISSPCLDLALSVLYSVVPPALNPLIYSLRNQELKAAVWILMTGWFQKH